Proteins encoded in a region of the Vibrio sp. CB1-14 genome:
- the mrcB gene encoding penicillin-binding protein 1B, whose translation MIVRNKQAAPGKKPAPKKTPAKTTTKRKTAPRRPKRKSTRGKKGKVGWGKRLFSIGWKLALVGTVAMGAVLYYLNQVVKERFEGELFELPTVVYARVLNLSVGDSITPAQLRNELDVLSYRKVSAPRHPGEYSSSSTKIELIRRPFEFADGPEPDRHVMLYFNDGTLSRIQSLEQKGDLGFLRIEPKMLGMLEKQADEQRLFLRRDQFPEIMIDALIATEDRDFYQHDGISPTAIARAFFANIRAGRTVQGGSTLTQQLAKNLFLTSERTLWRKVREVFIALILDYRYSKDQILEAYLNEVYLGQSRGEAIHGFGLAARLYFGQPLQDLRIDQLALLVGMVKGPSYYNPIRHPERAKQRRDLVLKLMMDQEMLTGREFEMAASRDLDLQKNPQIASRQPAYFQQLKRELSRKVGDKIKASKGVRIYTSLDPVSQDKLEKAIAKRVPQLERTSGKGLEAAAVAVDRTTGEIRAMVGGKRTGYSGFNRALNASRPIGSLVKPAVYLTALEQPEKYDLATTLQDTSLTLKGSKGNVWQPRNYDRKFRGDVPLYQALAKSLNVPTVRLGMSLGIKNVSDTLVRLGVDADEIRPVPSMFLGAISLTPYQVAQMFQTLSNSGRQAELSALRSVVTVDGDVIYRSLPKASQKVPQQAAWLTTFAMKKGVAEGTGRYLNSQFAWAALAGKTGTSNDTRDSWFVGVDGREVTTIWVGRDDNKSTKLTGSSGALRVYSDYLAARIPEKLILPWPKNISMIGFQSQQGGALQLDCGNPFELPVWDEGGELKASCDNQPKQWIKNLFDW comes from the coding sequence ATGATAGTAAGAAATAAACAAGCGGCGCCGGGCAAGAAGCCTGCGCCAAAGAAAACGCCGGCCAAAACAACGACCAAACGCAAAACAGCGCCACGTCGTCCAAAGCGCAAATCGACGCGCGGTAAAAAGGGCAAAGTGGGTTGGGGCAAGCGTCTGTTTTCCATTGGTTGGAAACTGGCGTTAGTCGGCACGGTAGCGATGGGGGCGGTTCTTTATTACTTGAATCAAGTGGTGAAAGAGCGCTTTGAAGGAGAGTTGTTTGAGCTGCCGACGGTCGTTTATGCTCGAGTGCTGAACCTCTCTGTGGGCGATTCAATTACACCTGCGCAGCTTCGTAACGAGTTGGATGTGCTTAGCTATCGCAAGGTGTCAGCGCCACGTCATCCTGGAGAGTACTCGTCTTCATCGACTAAGATCGAACTGATTCGTCGTCCGTTTGAATTCGCGGATGGCCCTGAACCTGATCGCCATGTGATGCTTTATTTCAATGACGGCACACTGTCTCGCATTCAATCGCTAGAGCAAAAGGGCGATCTGGGCTTTTTGCGAATTGAGCCAAAAATGCTGGGCATGCTTGAGAAACAAGCCGATGAACAGCGTTTGTTCTTAAGGCGTGACCAGTTTCCGGAGATCATGATTGATGCACTGATTGCCACCGAAGATAGAGATTTCTATCAGCATGACGGTATTTCTCCAACAGCGATCGCGCGTGCCTTTTTTGCCAATATTCGTGCCGGACGCACGGTGCAGGGGGGCAGTACGCTGACTCAGCAGCTAGCGAAAAACCTATTTTTAACCAGTGAGCGCACCTTATGGCGTAAAGTGCGTGAGGTGTTCATTGCGCTGATTCTGGACTACCGCTACAGCAAAGATCAGATCCTAGAAGCGTATTTAAACGAAGTGTACTTGGGACAAAGTCGAGGTGAAGCGATCCACGGCTTTGGTCTGGCGGCGCGTTTGTACTTTGGTCAGCCGCTGCAAGATTTGCGTATTGATCAACTCGCGTTGTTGGTCGGCATGGTCAAAGGACCGTCTTACTACAACCCAATTCGTCATCCAGAGCGTGCCAAACAGCGCCGTGATTTGGTGTTGAAGCTGATGATGGATCAAGAGATGCTCACTGGGCGTGAGTTTGAAATGGCCGCGTCACGCGATTTGGATCTGCAAAAAAATCCACAGATAGCCAGTCGTCAGCCAGCTTATTTTCAGCAGCTTAAGCGAGAGCTTAGCCGTAAGGTCGGCGATAAGATCAAGGCTTCAAAAGGTGTCAGGATCTATACCTCGCTCGATCCGGTATCGCAGGATAAGCTAGAAAAAGCGATCGCAAAGCGTGTTCCTCAGCTTGAGAGAACCTCGGGCAAAGGACTAGAAGCAGCAGCGGTTGCGGTGGATAGAACGACGGGAGAGATCCGCGCTATGGTGGGCGGTAAGCGCACCGGATACAGCGGCTTCAATCGAGCGCTGAATGCCAGTCGCCCTATTGGCTCTTTGGTGAAACCGGCAGTCTACTTGACTGCTTTAGAGCAGCCAGAGAAGTACGACTTAGCGACCACACTTCAAGACACATCACTGACCTTAAAGGGCAGCAAGGGCAATGTGTGGCAGCCGCGTAACTACGATCGTAAGTTCCGCGGTGATGTGCCTCTGTATCAAGCTCTGGCGAAATCACTCAACGTACCCACAGTGCGCCTTGGCATGTCTTTGGGCATTAAAAACGTTTCAGATACTTTAGTGCGCCTTGGCGTGGATGCTGACGAAATCCGTCCAGTACCATCGATGTTCCTTGGAGCAATATCGTTAACACCTTATCAAGTGGCACAGATGTTCCAAACGCTATCGAACTCGGGGCGTCAAGCTGAGCTGTCAGCGCTGCGCTCTGTAGTTACCGTCGATGGTGATGTGATTTACCGTTCGTTGCCGAAAGCGAGTCAGAAAGTGCCTCAGCAAGCGGCATGGCTGACTACGTTTGCGATGAAAAAAGGTGTAGCAGAGGGGACGGGGCGTTACTTGAACAGTCAATTTGCTTGGGCGGCACTGGCGGGTAAAACCGGCACCAGTAACGATACCCGAGATAGTTGGTTTGTCGGTGTGGATGGGCGTGAGGTCACCACCATTTGGGTCGGACGAGATGACAACAAATCGACGAAACTTACGGGTTCAAGTGGTGCATTACGCGTTTACTCGGATTACCTCGCTGCGCGCATCCCAGAGAAGCTCATTTTACCGTGGCCTAAGAACATCAGCATGATTGGTTTTCAGTCTCAGCAAGGGGGGGCGCTGCAGCTTGATTGCGGTAACCCGTTCGAGTTACCGGTATGGGATGAAGGCGGTGAGCTTAAAGCATCGTGTGACAACCAACCCAAACAGTGGATAAAAAATCTATTTGATTGGTAA
- a CDS encoding patatin-like phospholipase family protein produces the protein MNVKRLTHWLLAVATFSCSGVLAAQNVTPKAEHADERPTIGVVLAGGGAKGAAHIGVLKALEEMQIPVDIITGTSMGAYVGGLYATGMSAEEIESFIYTVDWNNGYRDRVNRSQRRIRDKEAEDRYQIRTDIGLHFGSIEAPKGVVQGQNMLRILRKTTGNLPQFESFDELAIPYRSVATDILKLEPVVMEDGYLVDAMMASMSVPGALPPYEVDGYLLVDGGVTNNMPVELAKQMGADIIIAVDISSDYKTREDFNSFFSVGEQLSNYLVRRSTEEQMQALEDGDIYLHPGVGQISTTDFSSMPRAYELGYQVAYKNEQQLRALSVNGSKYQHYIDDKQAARRELVYGDENVVDKIVINNQSHYSDELITTRLGLTAGEVLETDEIERRIEELYALDRFELITYQYKEVDGETNLLVDVKEKSWGPNYMDFRFYLEEDFNANSFYSIGVTTNFTDLNDRGAELRVNADFGTDKRVEAELYSPFMLNQDLFWLAGVKYSSDKRNVLCEINPSGDDCVKPALKGSADFIPVTYREWEGELAAGYQPALWQEFKLGARYTTGESLVSPLPSAGKFDFDRKGLFVNYRLDTLDDFVLPTKGWYVNLEYLHSHDSGEQNLNTEASSFSDYAKEITVQTKYARTIGRNTFVGSVDVGMISTENDSLPVSPRELGGFLNLSGIPRNSLIGQNKAYGSLVYRYRWFDNDFGMFQSPVYLGASAEYGGVWTDENFSDAPLFLAGSVFAGIDSPVGPIMLSYGQVETGLRSFYLIIGSSY, from the coding sequence ATGAATGTGAAACGCCTAACTCATTGGCTTTTAGCCGTCGCCACCTTCTCTTGCAGTGGAGTGTTGGCCGCACAGAACGTAACACCAAAGGCTGAACATGCCGATGAGCGTCCAACCATTGGGGTGGTGCTTGCCGGCGGCGGTGCGAAAGGCGCCGCACACATTGGTGTCCTAAAAGCGCTAGAAGAGATGCAAATACCGGTGGACATCATCACCGGTACCAGTATGGGGGCGTATGTCGGAGGGCTTTATGCTACAGGCATGAGCGCCGAAGAGATCGAAAGCTTCATCTACACGGTTGATTGGAATAATGGTTACCGCGATCGCGTTAACCGAAGTCAGCGCCGTATCCGCGACAAAGAAGCCGAAGACCGTTATCAAATTCGTACCGATATTGGTCTGCATTTTGGTTCCATCGAAGCACCGAAAGGGGTGGTTCAGGGGCAAAATATGCTGCGTATCTTGCGTAAAACGACAGGCAACCTTCCACAGTTTGAATCCTTTGACGAGCTCGCCATTCCGTATCGCTCGGTCGCGACCGACATCCTTAAACTTGAACCTGTGGTAATGGAAGATGGCTATCTGGTTGATGCCATGATGGCTAGTATGTCCGTGCCGGGTGCCTTACCGCCTTATGAGGTTGACGGTTATCTATTAGTCGATGGTGGTGTGACTAACAACATGCCAGTTGAGCTTGCTAAACAGATGGGTGCTGACATCATCATTGCGGTGGACATCAGCAGTGATTACAAAACTCGTGAGGACTTCAATAGCTTCTTTAGCGTCGGTGAGCAGTTGTCTAACTACTTAGTAAGACGCAGCACTGAAGAGCAGATGCAAGCACTAGAGGATGGTGATATCTACCTTCATCCAGGTGTTGGACAAATCTCGACAACAGATTTTTCCTCCATGCCTCGTGCTTATGAACTTGGCTATCAAGTAGCATATAAAAATGAGCAGCAGCTGCGCGCACTATCCGTTAATGGCTCCAAATACCAGCACTACATTGATGACAAGCAGGCAGCGAGACGTGAATTGGTGTACGGTGACGAGAATGTTGTCGATAAAATCGTTATCAATAATCAGAGCCACTACAGTGATGAGTTAATCACTACTCGTCTTGGGCTAACCGCTGGTGAAGTACTTGAGACCGATGAGATAGAGCGCCGTATCGAGGAGTTGTATGCTCTTGATCGTTTTGAGCTGATTACCTACCAGTACAAAGAGGTCGATGGTGAGACCAATCTGTTGGTCGACGTTAAAGAAAAATCCTGGGGTCCAAACTACATGGACTTTCGCTTTTACCTTGAGGAAGACTTTAACGCCAACAGCTTTTATTCCATCGGGGTAACCACCAACTTTACGGATCTCAATGATCGCGGTGCTGAGTTGCGTGTGAATGCTGACTTTGGTACCGACAAACGTGTCGAAGCTGAGCTCTACTCGCCGTTTATGCTCAACCAAGATTTGTTCTGGTTAGCGGGAGTGAAGTACAGCAGTGATAAACGCAATGTGCTTTGTGAGATCAACCCGTCAGGGGATGATTGTGTGAAACCAGCGCTCAAAGGAAGTGCGGACTTTATTCCAGTGACCTATCGAGAATGGGAAGGCGAATTAGCCGCCGGATACCAGCCTGCGTTATGGCAAGAGTTTAAACTGGGGGCTCGATACACCACAGGAGAGTCGCTTGTGTCGCCTCTGCCATCGGCGGGTAAATTTGACTTTGATCGTAAGGGGTTATTTGTTAATTATCGCCTCGACACCCTCGATGACTTCGTGTTACCGACCAAAGGTTGGTACGTGAATCTGGAGTACTTACACTCTCATGATAGCGGAGAACAAAACCTTAATACCGAAGCGTCGAGCTTTTCGGATTACGCCAAAGAAATCACGGTGCAGACGAAATATGCGCGCACGATTGGGCGCAATACCTTCGTTGGTTCTGTTGATGTGGGGATGATTTCCACCGAGAATGATTCTTTACCTGTTAGCCCCCGAGAGCTTGGCGGATTCTTGAATTTATCCGGTATTCCTCGCAACAGCTTAATTGGTCAGAACAAAGCGTATGGTAGTTTGGTCTACCGTTATCGCTGGTTTGATAATGACTTTGGCATGTTCCAGTCCCCTGTTTATTTAGGGGCGTCTGCAGAATATGGTGGCGTTTGGACGGATGAGAACTTCTCGGACGCACCATTGTTTCTAGCAGGCTCAGTGTTTGCAGGAATAGACTCACCGGTTGGGCCAATAATGCTCTCCTATGGGCAGGTTGAGACGGGACTGCGTTCGTTCTACTTGATTATTGGTTCCTCTTACTAA
- the acnB gene encoding bifunctional aconitate hydratase 2/2-methylisocitrate dehydratase gives MLEAYRKHVEERAAEGVVPRPLDAEQVAGLVELLKNPPQGEEEFILDLLENRIPPGVDEAAYVKAGFLTAITKGEVESPLVSREKAAQLLGTMQGGYNIESLVSLLDDAELAPIAVKALSHTLLMFDAFYDVEEKAKAGNAYAKQVMTSWAEAEWFLSKPELQEKITLTVFKVTGETNTDDLSPAPDAWSRPDIPVHALAMLKNARDGIEPDQQGSIGPIKQIDALKEKGHQLVYVGDVVGTGSSRKSATNSVLWFMGDDIPNVPNKRAGGYVLGGKIAPIFFNTMEDAGALPIEVDVTKLNMGDVIDVYPYEGKVCDHASGETLAEFGLKTDVLIDEVRAGGRIPLIIGRGLTDKARQSLGLAPSEVFRLPVAAEDTGKGYTLAQKMVGKACGVEGIRPGTYCEPKMTTVGSQDTTGPMTRDELKDLACLGFSADLVMQSFCHTSAYPKPVDVNTHHTLPDFIMNRAGVSLRPGDGVIHSWLNRMLLPDTVGTGGDSHTRFPLGISFPAGSGLVAFAAATGVMPLDMPESILVRFKGEMQPGITLRDLVHAIPYYGIKQGLLTVEKAGKINEFSGRILEIEGVEHLTVEQAFELSDASAERSAAGCTVKLSQDSISEYLNSNITMLKWMISEGYGDRRTIERRITGMEEWLANPDLMTADGDAEYAHVIEIDLADVTEPILCAPNDPDDARLLSDVQGTEINEVFIGSCMTNIGHFRAAGKLLDKYNGQLDTRLWVAPPTKMDRDQLTEEGYYGIFGRAGVRIETPGCSLCMGNQARVADEATVMSTSTRNFPNRLGTGANVYLASAELSSVGAILGKIPTKEEYLEYMKQIDPTAADTYRYLNFHRMAEYTEKADTVIFQEPA, from the coding sequence GTGCTTGAAGCCTATCGTAAACACGTCGAAGAGCGTGCTGCTGAAGGAGTTGTTCCTAGACCCTTAGACGCTGAACAAGTTGCAGGACTTGTTGAATTACTAAAGAACCCGCCTCAAGGTGAAGAAGAGTTTATCCTCGATCTCCTAGAGAACCGTATCCCACCAGGTGTAGATGAAGCTGCTTACGTTAAAGCCGGCTTTCTGACGGCCATTACCAAAGGTGAAGTGGAATCACCTCTAGTTAGCCGTGAAAAAGCAGCGCAACTACTTGGTACGATGCAAGGCGGTTACAATATTGAATCTCTCGTGTCATTGCTCGATGACGCAGAGCTCGCCCCTATCGCGGTTAAAGCCCTATCACACACACTGCTGATGTTTGATGCTTTCTACGATGTTGAAGAGAAAGCAAAAGCTGGTAATGCTTATGCGAAGCAAGTGATGACCTCGTGGGCTGAAGCAGAGTGGTTCCTATCGAAACCTGAACTTCAAGAGAAGATCACGCTTACCGTATTTAAGGTAACGGGTGAGACAAACACCGATGACCTATCACCAGCACCTGATGCATGGTCACGCCCAGATATTCCTGTCCATGCTTTGGCGATGCTAAAGAACGCTCGCGATGGTATTGAACCGGATCAACAAGGCTCAATTGGTCCAATCAAACAAATCGATGCGTTAAAAGAGAAAGGTCATCAGCTCGTGTACGTGGGAGACGTTGTTGGTACGGGTTCTTCTCGTAAATCAGCAACTAACTCTGTGCTTTGGTTCATGGGTGATGATATCCCGAACGTACCAAACAAACGTGCTGGTGGTTACGTACTTGGCGGCAAGATTGCTCCTATCTTCTTTAATACAATGGAAGATGCGGGCGCGCTACCTATCGAAGTTGACGTAACTAAGCTGAATATGGGTGACGTGATTGACGTTTATCCATACGAAGGCAAAGTCTGCGACCACGCTTCAGGCGAAACACTGGCTGAGTTCGGTCTAAAAACAGATGTACTGATTGATGAAGTCCGTGCAGGAGGTCGTATTCCACTGATCATCGGTCGTGGTCTTACAGACAAAGCGCGTCAATCACTAGGTCTTGCACCTTCTGAGGTATTCCGTCTTCCTGTTGCTGCAGAAGATACTGGAAAAGGTTACACGCTTGCTCAGAAGATGGTAGGTAAAGCATGTGGTGTTGAAGGTATTCGCCCTGGCACTTACTGTGAGCCTAAGATGACAACGGTTGGCTCTCAGGATACAACGGGTCCTATGACGCGTGATGAGCTAAAAGACCTTGCGTGTCTTGGTTTCTCTGCTGACCTTGTCATGCAGTCTTTCTGTCACACATCTGCATATCCAAAACCAGTCGATGTGAACACGCACCATACGTTGCCAGACTTCATTATGAACCGTGCAGGTGTGTCGCTTCGTCCGGGTGACGGTGTTATCCACTCATGGCTAAACCGCATGCTACTACCAGACACAGTAGGTACCGGTGGCGACTCACATACTCGTTTCCCGCTAGGCATTTCTTTCCCAGCTGGGTCGGGTCTGGTTGCGTTTGCCGCTGCAACGGGCGTAATGCCATTGGATATGCCTGAGTCAATCTTGGTGCGCTTCAAAGGTGAGATGCAGCCAGGTATCACGCTACGTGACCTTGTTCATGCCATTCCTTACTACGGAATCAAACAAGGTCTGTTGACGGTTGAGAAAGCGGGCAAGATCAACGAGTTCTCGGGTCGTATCCTAGAGATTGAAGGTGTTGAGCACCTAACGGTTGAGCAAGCGTTTGAGCTGTCGGATGCATCAGCTGAACGTAGTGCAGCTGGTTGTACGGTTAAGCTGTCTCAAGACTCTATTTCTGAGTACCTAAACTCGAACATCACTATGCTTAAGTGGATGATCTCTGAAGGCTATGGCGACCGCCGTACCATCGAGCGTCGTATCACTGGCATGGAAGAGTGGCTAGCAAACCCAGACCTAATGACGGCCGACGGTGACGCTGAATACGCGCACGTGATTGAAATTGACTTGGCTGACGTTACAGAACCAATTCTATGTGCGCCAAACGACCCAGATGATGCTCGTCTACTATCTGACGTTCAAGGCACTGAAATCAATGAGGTATTCATTGGTTCATGTATGACTAACATCGGCCACTTCCGTGCGGCTGGTAAGCTTCTAGATAAGTACAACGGTCAGCTTGATACGCGTCTTTGGGTAGCGCCACCAACGAAAATGGACCGTGACCAGCTTACAGAAGAAGGTTACTACGGTATCTTCGGTCGTGCGGGAGTTCGTATCGAAACTCCGGGGTGTTCGCTATGTATGGGTAACCAAGCTCGCGTAGCGGATGAAGCGACGGTAATGTCGACATCGACACGTAACTTCCCGAACCGTTTAGGTACAGGTGCGAATGTATACCTGGCGTCTGCTGAGCTTTCTTCAGTGGGTGCGATTCTTGGTAAGATCCCAACTAAGGAAGAATACCTAGAATACATGAAGCAGATTGACCCAACAGCAGCGGATACTTACCGTTATCTAAACTTCCATCGCATGGCAGAGTATACGGAAAAAGCCGATACGGTGATTTTCCAAGAGCCAGCGTAA